From a region of the Bradyrhizobium diazoefficiens genome:
- a CDS encoding PQQ-binding-like beta-propeller repeat protein, which produces MKRSAAEIVTEYGPFPGVEAVHGVTYDGKHVWFASGDRLNAIDPASGKVARSIDVAAHAGTAFDGRHLFQIAEDRIQKIDAASGKVLSTIPAPAGGGDSGLAWAEGSLWVGHYRERKIHQVDPETGKVLRTIETKRFVTGVTWVDGELWHGTWENEESDVRRIDPETGKVLEQLDLPTGTGVSGLESDGGERFFCGGGANGNVRAVRRPRRG; this is translated from the coding sequence ATGAAGCGTTCAGCCGCCGAAATCGTCACCGAGTATGGGCCCTTTCCAGGCGTCGAGGCCGTGCATGGCGTCACCTATGACGGCAAGCATGTCTGGTTCGCATCCGGCGACAGACTGAATGCGATCGATCCGGCCAGCGGCAAGGTCGCACGCTCCATCGATGTCGCCGCGCATGCGGGAACGGCGTTCGACGGCCGGCACCTGTTCCAGATCGCCGAGGATCGCATCCAGAAAATCGATGCGGCCTCAGGCAAGGTGCTCAGCACCATTCCGGCGCCGGCCGGCGGCGGTGATTCCGGCCTTGCCTGGGCCGAGGGCTCGCTGTGGGTCGGGCACTATCGCGAGCGCAAGATCCATCAGGTCGATCCGGAAACCGGGAAGGTTCTCCGCACCATCGAGACCAAACGCTTCGTGACCGGGGTGACCTGGGTCGACGGCGAGCTCTGGCACGGCACCTGGGAAAACGAAGAGAGCGATGTGCGACGGATCGACCCTGAGACGGGAAAGGTGCTCGAGCAACTCGACCTGCCCACCGGGACGGGCGTGTCCGGGCTGGAGTCCGATGGCGGCGAGCGTTTCTTCTGCGGCGGCGGCGCCAACGGCAATGTGAGGGCGGTCCGCCGTCCCCGGCGCGGTTAG